One genomic window of Conger conger chromosome 9, fConCon1.1, whole genome shotgun sequence includes the following:
- the LOC133136948 gene encoding glucagon family neuropeptides-like isoform X2 codes for MTMSSKPTLALFIYGIIMHSAYCSPVGLDYPRLRLENEVFDEDGDTFADLDFDGDQIAIRSPPSLFDNVYTLYYPPEKRSERHADGIFNEAHGDELGQFLHSMVAERAGGGGVKEGDNEPISKRHSDGIFTDSYSRYRKQMAVKKYLAAVLGRRYRQRIKNKGRRFSFL; via the exons ATGACGATGTCTAGTAAACCGACTTTAGCATTGTTCATCTATGGAATTATAATGCATAGCGCCTATTGTTCCCCGGTCGGGCTCGACTACCCCAGACTTAG ACTTGAAAACGAGGTTTTCGACGAGGATGGAGATACTTTTGCGGACTTGGATTTTGACGGAGATCAAATTGCCATACGAAGCCCCCCTTCACTGTTTGACAACGTGTACACATTATACTACCCACCAGAAAAGAG ATCTGAGAGACACGCAGATGGAATCTTTAATGAAGCCCACGGGGACGAGCTTGGCCAGTTTCTGCACTCTATGGTGGCAGAGCGCGCAGG CGGAGGCGGTGTCAAGGAAGGCGACAACGAACCGATATCCAAAAGGCATTCTGACGGAATCTTCACGGACAGCTACAGCCGTTACCGAAAGCAAATGGCcgtgaaaaaatatttagcgGCGGTACTGGGAAGAAGGTACAGACAGAGAATTAAAAACAAAGGTCGTCGCTTTTCCTTTTTGTAG
- the LOC133136948 gene encoding glucagon family neuropeptides-like isoform X1, with protein MTMSSKPTLALFIYGIIMHSAYCSPVGLDYPRLSMRFNVGVLKLENEVFDEDGDTFADLDFDGDQIAIRSPPSLFDNVYTLYYPPEKRSERHADGIFNEAHGDELGQFLHSMVAERAGGGGVKEGDNEPISKRHSDGIFTDSYSRYRKQMAVKKYLAAVLGRRYRQRIKNKGRRFSFL; from the exons ATGACGATGTCTAGTAAACCGACTTTAGCATTGTTCATCTATGGAATTATAATGCATAGCGCCTATTGTTCCCCGGTCGGGCTCGACTACCCCAGACTTAG CATGCGTTTTAACGTTGGTGTATTAAA ACTTGAAAACGAGGTTTTCGACGAGGATGGAGATACTTTTGCGGACTTGGATTTTGACGGAGATCAAATTGCCATACGAAGCCCCCCTTCACTGTTTGACAACGTGTACACATTATACTACCCACCAGAAAAGAG ATCTGAGAGACACGCAGATGGAATCTTTAATGAAGCCCACGGGGACGAGCTTGGCCAGTTTCTGCACTCTATGGTGGCAGAGCGCGCAGG CGGAGGCGGTGTCAAGGAAGGCGACAACGAACCGATATCCAAAAGGCATTCTGACGGAATCTTCACGGACAGCTACAGCCGTTACCGAAAGCAAATGGCcgtgaaaaaatatttagcgGCGGTACTGGGAAGAAGGTACAGACAGAGAATTAAAAACAAAGGTCGTCGCTTTTCCTTTTTGTAG